The following is a genomic window from Flavobacteriales bacterium.
AACTGGACCAGCCACGGCGTGCGCTGGAACAAGGTGGACATGAGCCTGAACGGCGGGCTCGGTGACATCACGATCAAGAACCAGCTGTTGCACACGCAGGGCAAGGAGTGCATGGCGGCGGCGTACCACAGCAACGGCACGGACATCTGGTTCCTCTTTCCGAGGACCCAGCCTTCTCGGATCGAGGCCTGGCTGCTCACCGCCAACGGCTTCCAGCCCCCGGTGATCACGGTGATCCCCAACAGCGACAACATCCTGCGGCCCACCTTCAGCCATGCGGCCAAACGGGTGGTGATGTGCTGGCGCACGCCCTTCCCGTTCATCCACTCCTGGCACCTCTTCGACTTCGATGCCGCCGCGGGCACCTTGAGCAACCAGCTCGACTTTTCGTTCGTCGGCATCAACTACTTGATGTCGGCTGAATTCTCCCCGGACGATCAGGTGCTCTACATGTCCGACTTCGATGGCATCCATCAGTACGACCTGACCCAGACCACGGCCTCGGCCATCCAAGCATCGAAGTTCACCTTGCCGGGTTCCTTTCAGCGTGCGCACATGCGCCTGGCCCCTGACGGGCGCATCTACGACAGCGGGAACATCCTCTCCCAGTTCGTCGGGGTCATCCAAACACCGGAACAGCTTGGCGCAGGCTGCGGGTATGTGAGCCTCGGACCGCCTCTCGGGTCGGGCCGTGGCGAGCTCAGTCTCCCACTTTTCGTGCGCGGCGCACGGTTCCGGGGCGACATCGCGTTGGTCGGTCCTGACTCGGCATGCACCACCGGCACCGCGGACATCGCCGTGGAGCAGCCTGACACGGCCTGCGCGTACACCTGGTGGGTGAACGAGGCGCTGGTGCCACCCACCGCGGGCGATACGCTCCTGACGCTGGCCTGGCCCGGCACGGACAGCGCCGTGGTGCGCGTGGCCAAGGCCTGCCCCTGCGGCTATACGGTGGGAACGCATGTGCTGCACTATGCACCACCGCCGACCTACACGCTCGGCCCGGACACTGCGGTATGCACGGGACAGGCTTTGGTGCTCGATGCCGGGCCCGGTGCGTCCCACACCTGGAGCACGGGTTCCACCCAGCAGACCACGACCATCACGGCAGCGGGCGAGGTGTGGGTGGAGCTGATCGACGGCAACGGCTGCGTGCTGCGCGACACGGTGCAGGTGGTGGAGGTGCCCTACATGCCGCCGGTGGAACTGGGGGCCGGCGATACGCTGTGCATGGGCCAAGTGCTGGTGCTCGACGCCGGACCCGGCTACCAGAGCTACCTATGGCAGGACCTCAGTAGCGCGCAGACCTTCACGGCCTGGCTACCGGGCACCTACTGGGTCACCGTCACGTCGGCCTGTGGCACGACCACGGACACCGTGCAGGTGGTGGATGCGGGCACCGATCTGGTGGACCTGGGCCCGGACACCGTGGTGTGCGACAACACGCCCGTGCAGCTCCAGGTGTCGGGCCTGCTGCACACCATCCTTTGGAACGATGGCAGCGCGGGCACGGTCCTTTCGGTGAACCCGCCGGCGCTGGCCTGGGTGGAGGTGACGGATGAGCGTGGCTGCGCCGAGCGCGATTCCCTGCTCGTTCAGGTGGACACGGTGCCGCCGGTGCTCATCTGTCCGCGCGACACCGTCGTGGTCGGAGGCGAGGTGGGTCCCGTGTTCGTCAGCCTTGAGCCTGCGGTGGCCTTCGACGATTGCGCCGTCACTGTCGCCAACGATGTCAACGGCACCGTGGACGCCAGCGGCATGTACGCGCCCGGCACCACCGTGGTCACGTGGACGGCCGTGGATCAGGCGGGCAACGTCACCCTCTGCACGGCGGTGATCACCGTGGCCATCGACAACGCCGTGGCCGATGTGGGCTGCGCCGGTGCTGCGCGCGTGGTGCCGAACCCGACCAGCGGTCCGCTCACGCTGCGTGTGCCCTGCCTGCGTGGGCGCGCCCGCGCAGCGCTCATCAATGCGCTGGGCCAGCAGGTCACCGGCTGGTGGCCGGTGGACGGCGAGGTCCATCCGCTGAACGTGGACGGGCTGGCGCCCGGGGCGTACACGCTGCGGCTGGTGGAGGAGGGCGGCGAGCGTCGGCTGCCGGTGCTGGTGGTGCGATAGGGCAAGGGCAGGGGCGCGTGGCACGATCGGCGCACCGCTCCGCTCACGGCTCCACGATGCGCCACTTGAAGGCGAACAGCACCAGCCCGGTCTTGCTCTTGATGCCGAACTTCTCGAAGAGGTTCGTGCGGTGGTTCTCCACCGATCGCGGCTGCACGCCCATCAGCTCGGCGATGCCTTCGTAGGTGAGCTCCTCGGACGAGCACACCAGGCGCAGGAACTCCAGCTCGCGCGGGGTGATGCGGCTCAGGATGTCGGCGCGCTCGTGGTCGATCCGCGCGCGCAGGGAGCCGTGGTCCACCGGCTCCGTGTGCGTTTCGTTGGAATGGAAATAGCCGGTGTGGACCAGGCTGTCCAGGGCGTGCTTGAGCAGGGCGCTGCGGGCGTTCTTGCACAGGAAGCCCCGCGCTCCGGCGCGGAAGGCCAGCACCAGGGCCTCATCGCTGGCGTCGAAGGTGAGCGCCAGCGGAAGCACCGCCGGTCGGTGGGCGCGCAGCCAGGCGATGGTGGCGAAGCCGTCCATCACCGGCATGTGCAGGTCCACGACGGCGATGGCGGGATCGGGCCGGCCCTCGAGGCCATCGATCAGTTCCTGCCCATGGGCCGCTTCCAGCACCACGGTATAGTCGGCGAACGCGTTGATGGTGGCGGCGAGACCCTCGCGCACCATGTGGTGGTCATCCACCAGGGCTACCGGATGGGGCATGAGCGGATGTGGGGGTGAAGGTCCACGTGCAGCCTTTGCCGGGCGCGGTGGACAGGGTGGCGGTGTAGCCGATGAGACCGCAGCGGGTGCGGATGTTGGTGAGCCCGCTGCCGCCGCGCGGGGCGGCGGGGTCGAAACCGCGGCCATCGTCCTGTAGCTGTAGGGTGGGCGGGGCGCCGCGCAGCGCGATGGTGATCGTGCGGGCGCCGCTGTGGCGCAGGGCGTTGGCCACCACCTCCTGGAAGGCGCGGAACAGGATGGTCTTCACGTCGGCGGGCGGATCCGGCGCCGTGCTGTCCAGGTGCGCCAGCACGCGGGCCTTGCCGAGGCGCTCCAGGCGGGTGGCCTCCAGTTCGAGCGCGCGGGCCAGGCCCAGCTGCTGCCAGTGGTCGCGGTTGAGGCTTCGCCCCAGGCGGCGCACCTCCTCCATCCCCTGGTCCAGGGCTTCCAGCGCGGTGGCCACACGCGGATGTCCTTTGGCGCCTTCCTCCAGATGGTCCAGCAGGCCCACTTGCGCCACGGTGAGCAGCTGGCCCACGTTGTCGTGCAGCTCGCGGCCCACTTCGGTGAGGGTGTGCTCGGTGGCCTCGCGTTCGGCGCGGCGCAGCTCGGCATCGCGCTGCAGGTGCAGCTCGGCCAGCTCGGCGCGGTGGCGGTGGCGGCGGTTGGATCCCGCGATCATCAGCAGAAAGAGGACCGCCGTCAGCGCCAGCAGGCTCAGCGAGACCACGATGACCGTGATGTACAGGTCGGTGTCGCTCATGACCGGCGGGGGCGTGGCAGAAGGTTCAGGAAGGCGATGCCCATGAAGGAGTAGCGGATCACGAAGAGCAGGTCGTTCACCTTCATGATCGCCTGCGCCTTCCCGGGATCGGTGGCCGAGAAGTGCTTGACCAGTCCGAAGATCGGGGTGAAGCTCATGAAGTAGAGGGCCACCGAGGCCAGCAGCCACCACACGGAGCGCTCCACCTGCGGTTCGGTCACCGTGTCCGCCAGGGCCAGCCCCGCGAACAGGGCCAGGAAGGAGAGCAGCAGGCCGCCGGAGATCACGGTCATGGCGAGGAAGAGGTTCGGCTCGCCCATGCGCCAGTTGCGGGCGAACTCCCAGGCCATGACGAGCAGGAAGAGGAGGGCGGCGACGAGCGTGAGCCATTTGCGCCGACGGTCCGGTCGGGTCACATGCAGCAGCATCAGGCTCAGCGTTCCGAATTCGATCGGTATGTAGAGGTTGTAAAGGCCCTCATTGCTGAGTTCCGCCAGACTGAGGGCCGTCGCTGTGGATTCGACCAGCAGGGCGGCCGCGAGTTGAGCACCGGCCCAGGGCAGCCAAGCGTCCGGTCGCGCCTTGATCCGCCACCATACGGCCAGAGCAGCGGGGATCAGCAGCAGTTTCAGGTGGGTGGCGGGCATCTCCGGTCGCAGCCGGAAAGCTAGGCAAGCTCCTCGCTCACCCTATCGCTCGAAACGACCACATCGTGGCGGGCAGAGGGACCCATAGTCATCGGCTTTGAAGCGGAACGGGGCCCCGTCGTGCGCGGTGTCGTCGAGCATCACCGTCCAGCCGGTGATGCGCCGTTGCTCCACATGGAAGGCGACGCCATGCCGGAATCCTTCCGGACCACCGTCACTGCTGTCGTGTGTCACGGCCACGCTGGAGAGCCCCAAGCGGAACGGACCGGTCTCGCCCTCGACGGTCGAACGGTACATCACATCGATCTCCGCGTCCCACGGCAGGGTCACGGCCAGGGGGTCGGTGTCCGTGAGGGGCGCGAAGCCGCCGCCATCGCCGCGGTCCACCATCACCTGCGTGCGGTAGGCGGTGCGAAGTGGCTGCCATTCGGTCGCGGTGATCGAGCGCAGATATCCACCGTCGAGGAAGTGCGATGGTGCGTCCGGCTGGGGGAAGTCCAGGCCGCCACCGGAGGGTGTCCCGCGCACGAAGCTGAGGCCGTACACCATCGCGTTGCCATCCAGCCCCAGGTGGACGACCACCAAGCGATGGCCGGCGGGAAGCACATCCATGAGCAATTGCAGCTCTTCGTAAAGGAGGTGCTGCCGGGTGGAGCTGAGGGACCCCGCGGTGGCGTGGCGGAAGTGGTCGGTGAAATCCTGGAGCGCACGGGTGTGTTCGGAGAGCGACATCGCTCCGGTATCGGTCGGCATGGGTGGTGGTTTTATCGGCGGCCAATCTAGCCGTGGCGGAGCAGGTGCAACAGGGGGAAAACACGTGGGTGGACCCACGTGGAAACACATGGGTGTACCCACGTGAAAGAACGTGGACAGCGGATCGCCCGAGCGGGTTGCTTTGGATGTGCCAAAGCCACACCGGTCGATCAGGCCTCTGATCGTCGGTCCACCAAGGCACCGCACACCTCAAGCCTGCAGCCCATGAGCTTCTCCCAACTTCCCCTGCAGCGGTCCATCGAAGAGGCCAAGAACGAGCTGCTCGCCTTGGGCTACCATTTCGAGCAGCGCACGGCGCGCTCCCGTGCCCTGTTCGGCGTGCTGGGCCTGGTGGCCATGATGTGCTGGTTGACCTTGTTCATGTTGGGCTGCTGGATCCGGACCGGACCGCAGCGCGCGGACCTGATCAGTTACGGCTTCCAGTGGAAGCCGGCGCTGCATGTGCTGCTGTTCTGGACCCCCACCAACGTCTGCTTTCTCGGCCTGCTGGCCGCCTTCATCGCGGGCTGCCTCAGCTACAACAGTGACCCGCGCGCCATCCAGGCCAACCTGATGCGCGCGCTGGTGCACAATGACCTGCCCGTGGTGGACCGCCTCCAGCGGCAGTTGGAGTACCTCTACGAGCAACCGTGGGTGAGCATGAAGCGCAGTTTCGCGGTCTACCTGCTCGTGATCACCAGTTCCTACCTGCTGGACGTGTCGCCCTTCGCCGAACCGCCCACGCCTGCCGAGGGGCAGTTGAAGTACGTGCACATGGCCGGCATCACCTCGGCCCTGTCGTTCGTCATGGGCTTCGACCCCACACGCTTCCAGGGCCTGATCGAGCGGATGGGCGGATGGAGCTCCTCCGCACGCTTCGACCCGCCGCAGCCGGGGAGGGGGATGGTGCAGGGGAGGAAAGTGGCGGCACCACCGGCACAGGAGGAAGCCCTGGAGGATGAAGGACCGAGCGCGATGGCCCATACCGCTGGCGGTAGCGCGGCCAACCCTTGAGATCGATCACCACGCCCCGACACACACCTCGCCATGCCCACCCACCGCACCACCGCCTCTGTCCTGCGCCTGCGGGCCCGGCCCGGAACGGATGCCGACATCATCGGCCGGCGCCCTCTGAACACGCCGCTCGACCTGCAACGCACCGACCAGGGGTGGGCGCAGGTGACGGCCCACCTGCTCGATGGCCGGCTGTCCGGCTGGGTGAGCGCCGCCCACATCGAGCCTTGGGCGACGGCGGTCCTGGTGGCCGAACCCGATTGGTTGCCCATCGCGCGGGCCGAAGTAAGCGTGCGTGAGCTCCCCGGCCCGGAGCACAACCCGCGCATCATCGGGTACCATGCCACCACCACCCTGCGCGCCACCACGGATGAAACGGCCTGGTGTTCCGCGTTCGTGAACTGGTGCGTGACCCAGGCGGGTCATCGAGGCACCAACAGCGCGGCGGCCCGAAGCTGGCTCACCTGGGGCCGGTCGCTCGCGGAACCCGCGGTGGGCAGCATCGCGGTCTTCCGGCGCGGCGGCAGCCCCGCCAGCGGGCACGTGGCCTTCTTCCTGGAGCGGCGCGGCTCGGGGATCATGGTGCTCGGTGGCAACCAGAGCAACGGTGTGCGGGTGAGCAGCTACCCCGCGCAGGACCTGCTGGGTTACCGAATGACCGGTTGAGCAACGCCCCGACCATGACCATGCCCACCCCCACCGTTGGACTGGCGGCATTGATCGCCTCCCTGTTGATCCCCCTGGCCCAGGTGGTGGCGCCGGTGGTGCAGGAGGCCTGGACCACCGACATGCGGTTGGAAGTGGAGAAGGCGATCGCCGACGAGCGGCTGGCGTTGGAGCGGGCGATCTCCTCGGAGAAGCAACGTGAGCAGGTCGCCGACATCCTGCTGAACCGCTACATCGACCAGGATGCCGAGGACCAGCGCAAGGCGCTCGCGATCATCGTGGGCCTGTTCCCGCGGTTCGCCAGCGAGCTGGAAGAGGCGCTCGCGCGGTACGCCGCCAACGAGACCGTGAAGGACGCGGCCGAGCGCGTGGTGGCCCGTGCGGCCGAGGTGCCTCTGGCCGCCGTGGACCTGGCCCGCGCGGCGGAGCGTGCGGGTTTCGACGCGCTGTTGAACAACGACATCCCGGCCGCGCGGGCACAGTTCAACAAGGCCTACACCGCGTACCCGCAGTTCCACAACGTGGATGAGATCAGACGCAAGCTCGACACCGTACGCCACGAAGACCCCGCGGCCATTGCGCGGGTGAAGAGCAGCATCGTGAACGAGAACGCCTGGCGCATGCCCGAAGAGGTCCGCCAGCACCTGCTCCAGCAGACCCAGCAGCCATGATCAGCGCCGCGCTCCTCACCCCTTACCTGGACACCATCATCGCGTTGGTGCTGGTCTACGCGCTGCTCAGTATCCTGGTGAGCATCCTGCTGGAGGCCTGGAACAAGCGCATCAAGCTCCGCGGGGTCTTCCTGCAGAAGGTGGTGTACCGCATGCTGGACGACCCGTTGAACCACAACTACGGACACCTGATCTACCAGCACCCCATCATCAACGCCATGCGGCGCGATGGGAACAGCTACCCGCATTACATCCCGGCCGAAGGCTTCGCGAACGCCCTCATCGACGTGCTGGCCGAGCAGGCGGTGACCCTGCGCTATGAGGCCCGCGAGGACGGCACCTACGCGGGGGTGCGCGTGGGCGCCGAGGACCCGTTGCAGGTCCGGCTGAACAAAGGGATCGATGGCATGGCGGAGAGCGAGCTCAAGCAGCTCTTCAGGAACTTCATGGACCGCCACCGCAGCGCGGACGGGGTGGTGGATGTGGACGGGTTGAAGCTGGAGCTGGGCCGCTGGTTCGATGGCAACATGGAGCGCGCCGGCGGGGAGTATAAGAACGACCAGAAGCACAAGCTGGTCTTCCTGGGCTTCCTGGTGGCCGTGGGCATGAACGTGGACTCCCTGCACCTCACGCGGATGTTCCTGCTGGACACGGACCTGCGCGACCGCATGGTGGCCGAGGCGGATGCCGTGGCCGAGCGGTACACCGCCGAACGGGAGGCCCTGGGCACGGACAGCATGGCCACCCTGGCGCTGATGCGCAGCATGGGCGTGCGGCATGATGGGGTGGTGACCGACAGCCTGCTGCGCATCGCGGCGCAGCGGCTGGACACGGCGGAGCGTCGCGCCCTGGCGGACGCCGAGGCGGTGGTGGAGCACGTGCGGTCCTGGCAGCTGCCGCTGGGCTGGAACACCGCCGACGCGCCCCTGAGCTGGTTCTGCGACCCACGGCCGGTGCAGCTGCCCGAGGGGGCCAGGCCATCGCAGCGCGCCGTGCTGCGCCACCTACAGGAACGGAACACCCCGAAGGCCGGGAGCATCCTCCAGTGGCTGGTCGGCATTCTCATCACCGGGTGGTCGTTGAGCCAGGGCGCTCCGTTCTGGTTCGAGGCCCTGGTGAAGCTCATCAACATCCGGCGGAGCGGCGTGAAGCCGCAGACCACCGACGAACGGCAGCACCGCTAGGCCATGCGCATCACCAACATCCACAGCCACGTGTTCACGGGCGCCTGCGCCCCCGACCACTTCTTCCGCATGGTGCTGCCGCCCTGGGCCGACCGCTGGGCCGATGAGATCAAGTACTTCCTGGAGAAGCCCTGGATGCGGGGCCTCATCAAGCGGCTGGCCGGGCGGCGCGGCGACGGCCTCCTGCTGCGCTACCTCCAGTTCCTGGAGGCCGGCACCCAGAACACCCAGGAGCAGGTGTTCGGCGCCATGCGGCAGGCCTACTCGCTCCTGGGGCCCGACACGCGCTTCGTGGCGCTGACGCTGAACATGGACCACATGGACGTGCTGCCCAGCCGCCATGCCCGGATCGAGGACCAGCTGGCGGAGGTGGAGCGCGTGCGAGCGCATTACCCGGACACCTTCCTGCCCTTCGTGGGCGTGGACCCGCGGCACCTGCAGGGCGAGGCGTTGGTGCGGTGGGTGCGCGAAAAAGTGGAGCGCCGCGCCTTCTTCGGCATCAAGCTCTATCCCAGTCTGGGCTTCTTCCCCTTCGATCCGGCCCTCGATGCGCTGTACGCCT
Proteins encoded in this region:
- a CDS encoding response regulator transcription factor: MPHPVALVDDHHMVREGLAATINAFADYTVVLEAAHGQELIDGLEGRPDPAIAVVDLHMPVMDGFATIAWLRAHRPAVLPLALTFDASDEALVLAFRAGARGFLCKNARSALLKHALDSLVHTGYFHSNETHTEPVDHGSLRARIDHERADILSRITPRELEFLRLVCSSEELTYEGIAELMGVQPRSVENHRTNLFEKFGIKSKTGLVLFAFKWRIVEP
- a CDS encoding TIGR02594 family protein — translated: MPTHRTTASVLRLRARPGTDADIIGRRPLNTPLDLQRTDQGWAQVTAHLLDGRLSGWVSAAHIEPWATAVLVAEPDWLPIARAEVSVRELPGPEHNPRIIGYHATTTLRATTDETAWCSAFVNWCVTQAGHRGTNSAAARSWLTWGRSLAEPAVGSIAVFRRGGSPASGHVAFFLERRGSGIMVLGGNQSNGVRVSSYPAQDLLGYRMTG